Part of the Caldisalinibacter kiritimatiensis genome is shown below.
ATTAAAGGAAGTAGATACTAAAGGTGTGGAGCCAACATATCATCCTCATCCAGTAAAAAATGTGATGAGAGAAGATGTAGTAAAAGAGTCGCTTTCTAGAGAAAAAGCTTTATCAAATGCTCCTGATAAGCAAAATGGATATTTTAAGATACCTAAGGTTTTAGGCTAAAGGTTAAAGATTTCATACAGAAAATAGAATTACTTAGAAAAACAGAGCGAGGTGAAAATATGGATATAACAAAATTGACCATACACGAGTTAAGAGACATGTTAAGAAAAGGAGAAATATCCTCAGAGGAAATAGTAAAAGCTTACTTTGATAGAATAGAAGAAACAGAAGCCAAACTAAATAGCTTTATTTCACTAAATAAGGAAGAAGCAATAAAAAGTGCTAGAGAAATAGATAAACGTTTAAAGAATGGAGAAAAATTAGGAGATTTAGCAGGTATTCCTGTTGCTATAAAGGACAATATAGTGACTGAAGGAGTTAAGACAACTTGTGGCTCTAAAATATTAGAAAACTTTGTACCACCTTATGATGCTACTGTAGTTAAGAAATTAAAGGATGAAGGTGCTATAATAGTAGGTAAAACAAATCTTGATGAATTTGCGATGGGTTCATCAACAGAAAATTCAGCTTATAAAACAACAAAAAATCCATGGGATTTAGAAAGGGTTCCTGGTGGCTCAAGTGGAGGTTCTGCTTCAGCAGTTGCAGCAGGACAAGTGCCTTTTGCATTGGGTTCAGAAACAGGTGGCTCAGTAAGACAACCAGCTTCCTTCTGTGGAGTTGTTGGTTTAAAACCTACATATGGCTTAGTATCTAGATATGGTTTAGTTGCATTTGCTTCATCATTAGACCAAATAGGTCCATTTACTAAGGATGTAGAGGATTGTGCTATTGCATTAAATAGTATTACAGGATATGATTCTAAAGATTCTACCTCTATAAACAGGGAAAAAATAGATTACAAAGAAGCTTTAGTAAATGACGTTAAAGGACTAAAAATAGCATTACCTAAGGAATATTTTGACGATAGTATAGATGCAGAAGTAAAAAATAAAGTATACGAAGCGATTAAAGTTTTAGAAGATTTAGGAGCGACAGTAGAAGAAGTATCACTACCTCATACAGAATATGCTTTAGCTACATATTATATAATAGCTCCTTCAGAAGCTAGTTCAAATTTAGCTAGATTTGATGGAGTAAGATATGGTAATAGAGTAAAAGACTATGATTCTGTAGAAGACTTATTCGTTAAGACAAGAAGCCAAGGATTTGGCGAAGAGGTAAAAAGAAGAATTATGGTTGGAACTTATGCATTAAGCTCAGGATATTATGATGAGTATTATAGAAAAGCACAAAGGGTTAGAACACTTATTAAGCAGGATTTTGAAAAGGTATTTGAAAACTATGATGTAATAATATCACCTACAACTCCTACTACAGCATTTAAAATAGGAGAGAAGGCAACGGACCCAGTATCAATGTATTTATCAGATATTTTAACTGTATCAGTAAATATGGCTGGTATTTGCGGTATGTCTATACCATGTGGCTATGCAAACGACTTACCAGTTGGATTACAAATTATAGGAAATGCTTTTGAAGAGAAAAAAGTGTTAAGAGTTGCTTATACTTATGAACAAAATAGTAATTTTGAAAGAAAACAGCCTAAAATTGGCGAATAAGAACTAAAGATTGGAGGGTATAAAAGTGCCATATAAAACTATAATTGGCCTTGAGATACATTCAGAGCTATTAACTGATTCTAAAATATTTTGTGACTGTTCTACTGAATTCGGAGGAGATGTAAATACTCACACTTGTCCAGTTTGTTTAGGATTACCAGGTGCATTACCTGTATTAAATAAAAAAGTAGTAGAGTATGGTATAAAGGCAGGATTGGCCTTTAACTGTGAGATATCTGAAAGAACAAAGATGGACAGAAAGAATTATTTCTATCCAGATTTAGTTAAAGGATATCAGATATCACAATATGATATGCCATTATGTCAAAATGGATATGTAGAGATAGAAACAGAAGATGGAGTAAAGAAAATAAGATTAAGAAGAATACATATTGAAGAGGATACAGGAAAATCAATACATTCAGAAGATGGTGGTTCATTACTTGATTACAATAGAAGTGGAGTACCTCTTATAGAGATAGTGACTGAACCAGATATGAATTCACCAGA
Proteins encoded:
- the gatC gene encoding Asp-tRNA(Asn)/Glu-tRNA(Gln) amidotransferase subunit GatC, producing MAITKEDVKHVAKLSRLEFSEDEIQDFTEKFASVLEYVDKLKEVDTKGVEPTYHPHPVKNVMREDVVKESLSREKALSNAPDKQNGYFKIPKVLG
- the gatA gene encoding Asp-tRNA(Asn)/Glu-tRNA(Gln) amidotransferase subunit GatA is translated as MDITKLTIHELRDMLRKGEISSEEIVKAYFDRIEETEAKLNSFISLNKEEAIKSAREIDKRLKNGEKLGDLAGIPVAIKDNIVTEGVKTTCGSKILENFVPPYDATVVKKLKDEGAIIVGKTNLDEFAMGSSTENSAYKTTKNPWDLERVPGGSSGGSASAVAAGQVPFALGSETGGSVRQPASFCGVVGLKPTYGLVSRYGLVAFASSLDQIGPFTKDVEDCAIALNSITGYDSKDSTSINREKIDYKEALVNDVKGLKIALPKEYFDDSIDAEVKNKVYEAIKVLEDLGATVEEVSLPHTEYALATYYIIAPSEASSNLARFDGVRYGNRVKDYDSVEDLFVKTRSQGFGEEVKRRIMVGTYALSSGYYDEYYRKAQRVRTLIKQDFEKVFENYDVIISPTTPTTAFKIGEKATDPVSMYLSDILTVSVNMAGICGMSIPCGYANDLPVGLQIIGNAFEEKKVLRVAYTYEQNSNFERKQPKIGE